Genomic window (Aquimarina sp. BL5):
ATCTACATTATCTCCTACTTTTGTTCTTCCATCAAAATCAAGATTAAGATTGTAGTTTAGTTGATCTGAAAAATGTTCAATACCTTCCTTTAAATTTTTTATTAAATCTGGAATCTTTTCACCTTCTTCTAAAAAACCAAACATTTGAGAAAGTATTGCAACATATTGCTGCATTTCTGGAGTTTCAGCTTTTGCAGCAAGTAATTCTTGTTGGGTATAATTTTCTTTTCCTAATACTTCAGTAAGTTTTCCGTGTGAGATTTTAACTTGCTGCAGTATCTGTTCATATCTGTTTTTATTAGCAAGAGCTTCTTGGTATTCCTTTTCATATTCTGCTTTAGCCTCAATATAAGTTTGGTATTCATCTTTATCGGATGGATCGATGGAAGCTAAATTTTTCCCGTCATATTTTGGCTTCAATTTTTTTACGATTCTTGTGTATTCTAGGTTTTCATTTTCAGAATCTCCTAGAAAATTCCACCCATGAATATCATCAATATATCCATTTTTATCGTCGTCTTTTCCGTTATTTTTGATTTCTTTAGTATTTGTCCAAATTACACCGTCAAGATCCTCGTGTTCTATATCAACACCACTATCAATAACAGCAACAATAACGGTCTCGCCTTTTTTGTTTTTTATTAACTCAGTATATGCTCGATTAACACTCATTCCTGGAATAGTATCAATCTTTAAATCAGCAGAGTTCCAGTTTTTTAACTGAGCCTCGGTTAACACAACATTTTTTAAAGGAATTGTGTCAATATTCTCTATTGGTGTAGAAATTATCGAAGGCGCTCCGCAACTGCTCAATAACATTGCTGAGGCAACAGAGGCTATTATTATTTTATTAGACTTGGAAATCATAGCATTATTAATTAAATATTTCATTACAGGTAAAAGTTTCTTTGTATCGTACACCTTTTTCGGTTTGTTGTACAGTTATAATCTCATTATGTGCATCGTGCTCCATAAACAGATACCAATTATTCGTGGCCGCATTTTCCAAAAATAATTTTTTTTCTGGCAATGTTAGTAATGGTCTGGTATCATATCCCATAACATATGGTAATGGAACATGACCGGCTGTTGGCAAAAGGTCTGCCATAAACACGATTGTGTTTTCTTTATATTTTATATGAGGGATCATTTGTTTTTCTGTATGACCATCTACAAATAGTACGCCAAATCCCAATTCAGTATTTTTCTGGAATGTTTCTTCAGTTCTGGAAATGAAGTTAAGATGTCCACTTTCCTGAATAGGAAGAATGTTTTCTTTTAAGAAAGATGCTTTTTCTCTAGCATTTGGTTCTGTAGCCCATTTCCAGTGATTTTCGTTACTCCAGATTTTAGCATTTTTAAAGGCTAGTTCATATCCTGTTTTGTCATCATTCCATTGCACGACACCACCACAATGATCAAAATGTA
Coding sequences:
- a CDS encoding S8 family peptidase, with translation MKYLINNAMISKSNKIIIASVASAMLLSSCGAPSIISTPIENIDTIPLKNVVLTEAQLKNWNSADLKIDTIPGMSVNRAYTELIKNKKGETVIVAVIDSGVDIEHEDLDGVIWTNTKEIKNNGKDDDKNGYIDDIHGWNFLGDSENENLEYTRIVKKLKPKYDGKNLASIDPSDKDEYQTYIEAKAEYEKEYQEALANKNRYEQILQQVKISHGKLTEVLGKENYTQQELLAAKAETPEMQQYVAILSQMFGFLEEGEKIPDLIKNLKEGIEHFSDQLNYNLNLDFDGRTKVGDNVDDLNNTDYGNNNVMGPNPEKEGIKHGTHVAGIIAAERNNGKGVNGVAKNVKIMAIRAVPNGDEYDKDIALAIRYATDNGAKVINTSFGKYYSTHPEWVREAIKYAAEKDVLIVNAAGNEGIDLDQKPVYPNDQTDNSSEVADNFITIGALNYEYGANLVADFSNYGKNNVDAFAPGVKIWATTPSNTYEYLQGTSMAAPAVSGVAAIIRSYYPKLKASQVKQILMNSGLSSTATVVVGGDATNSDKFTELSKSGKMVNLYNALILAEKTSK
- a CDS encoding MBL fold metallo-hydrolase, whose protein sequence is MKLHAVKAGNFKLDGGAMFGVVPKVLWNKTNPADANNLIDIAARCLLIEDGNRLILIDTGMGNKQSDKFFGYYSLWGDDNLDTSLKEKGFHRDDVTDVFVTHLHFDHCGGVVQWNDDKTGYELAFKNAKIWSNENHWKWATEPNAREKASFLKENILPIQESGHLNFISRTEETFQKNTELGFGVLFVDGHTEKQMIPHIKYKENTIVFMADLLPTAGHVPLPYVMGYDTRPLLTLPEKKLFLENAATNNWYLFMEHDAHNEIITVQQTEKGVRYKETFTCNEIFN